A genomic window from Micromonospora violae includes:
- a CDS encoding ROK family protein yields the protein MTDDRVVVAVDVGGTGMKCALVRPDGVVVRTERHPTDAARGSAAVVGTILDVAGGLADKARADGLTPIAVGIAVPGVVDEARGVAVWSANVGFRDVPLRDLTVTRLGLPTALGHDVRVGGLAEARLGAGRGTGHVLFVAIGTGIAAAHVVNGTAAVGAHGAAGEIGHILVRPGGPRCGCGRPGCLEAVASAAAIGRRYAELAGETADAPVTAAQVAERAAAGEPLASQVWQEAIEALADGLASGQALFDVATIVLGGGLAQAGERLLTPLRAALHERLTFHREPQLVAAALGDEAGCLGAALLALDAVGVRDHQEKR from the coding sequence ATGACCGACGACCGGGTGGTCGTTGCGGTGGACGTCGGCGGCACCGGCATGAAGTGTGCCCTGGTTCGACCCGACGGCGTGGTGGTACGCACCGAGCGGCACCCCACCGACGCCGCGCGCGGCTCGGCCGCCGTGGTCGGCACCATCCTCGACGTGGCCGGCGGGCTGGCCGACAAGGCCCGCGCCGACGGGCTGACCCCGATCGCGGTCGGCATCGCCGTGCCCGGGGTGGTGGACGAGGCGCGCGGGGTCGCGGTCTGGTCGGCGAACGTGGGCTTCCGGGACGTACCCCTGCGGGACCTGACGGTGACGCGGCTCGGGCTGCCGACGGCGCTCGGCCACGACGTGCGTGTCGGTGGTCTCGCCGAGGCCCGCCTCGGTGCCGGACGCGGCACCGGCCACGTGCTGTTCGTGGCGATCGGCACCGGCATCGCCGCCGCGCACGTCGTCAACGGCACGGCCGCCGTGGGAGCCCACGGCGCCGCCGGGGAGATCGGCCACATCCTGGTCCGCCCCGGGGGTCCGCGCTGCGGTTGCGGCCGTCCCGGCTGCCTGGAGGCGGTGGCGTCAGCCGCCGCGATCGGCCGCCGCTACGCCGAACTCGCCGGCGAGACCGCCGACGCTCCGGTGACGGCGGCCCAGGTGGCCGAACGGGCCGCGGCCGGGGAACCTCTCGCCAGCCAGGTCTGGCAGGAGGCCATCGAGGCGCTCGCCGATGGCCTCGCCAGCGGGCAGGCGCTGTTCGACGTGGCGACGATCGTGCTCGGCGGCGGCCTGGCCCAGGCCGGGGAGCGGCTGCTGACCCCGCTGCGGGCGGCGCTGCACGAACGACTGACCTTCCACCGGGAGCCGCAGCTGGTGGCGGCAGCCCTCGGCGACGAGGCCGGTTGCCTCGGTGCCGCCCTGCTCGCCCTGGACGCCGTGGGTGTCCGTGACCATCAGGAGAAGCGATGA
- a CDS encoding ABC transporter permease subunit, with product MSLFRTELRRLTKRRFTRYSTLLGLLVLAAVVVGVFFTNQKIDAGQLAKAERQADQQYQEQVRWSEQERANCEQAKTAGTADAGRYPEDCSVITGPPREDIKAEWFLPSTFNFKDTFDETLIPFAAILALVGFVIGASFVGAEWSTGGMMNLLLWRPKRLTVLLTKLAALLTGILAVTLPAAVLWFAGFWAVATFRGSTEKMTSGVWQSFLLTGVRGVALVLVLTTIGFALASLGRHTAMALGGVVAVMVVGQFGLGILLSMAGVRFAEAWLLPTYVLAWMTKKITLQDWNSCNATYYGECKPATMDITWQQSSVLLSVGVVVILGAALWTMRRRDIS from the coding sequence GTGAGCCTCTTTCGTACGGAGTTGCGCCGGCTCACCAAGCGGCGCTTCACCCGCTACTCGACGCTGCTCGGCCTGCTGGTGCTGGCCGCGGTCGTGGTCGGCGTGTTCTTCACCAACCAGAAGATCGACGCCGGCCAGCTCGCCAAGGCCGAGCGTCAGGCCGACCAGCAGTACCAGGAGCAGGTGCGCTGGAGCGAGCAGGAGCGCGCCAACTGCGAGCAGGCAAAAACGGCCGGTACAGCGGACGCCGGCCGTTACCCCGAGGACTGTTCGGTGATCACGGGGCCGCCGCGGGAGGACATCAAGGCGGAGTGGTTCCTGCCCTCGACGTTCAACTTCAAAGACACGTTCGACGAGACGCTGATCCCGTTCGCGGCGATCCTCGCCCTGGTCGGGTTCGTCATCGGGGCCTCCTTCGTCGGCGCCGAGTGGAGCACCGGCGGCATGATGAACCTGCTGCTCTGGCGGCCGAAGCGGCTCACCGTCCTGCTCACCAAGCTGGCCGCGCTGCTCACCGGCATCCTGGCGGTGACGCTTCCCGCCGCGGTGCTGTGGTTCGCCGGGTTCTGGGCGGTCGCCACGTTCCGGGGCAGCACCGAGAAGATGACCTCGGGGGTCTGGCAGTCGTTCCTGCTGACCGGCGTACGCGGCGTGGCACTGGTGCTGGTGCTCACCACCATCGGTTTCGCCCTCGCCTCGTTGGGTCGGCACACCGCGATGGCCCTCGGTGGCGTGGTGGCGGTGATGGTGGTCGGCCAGTTCGGCCTCGGCATCCTGCTGTCCATGGCGGGCGTGCGGTTCGCCGAGGCCTGGCTGCTACCCACGTACGTCCTGGCCTGGATGACGAAGAAGATCACGTTGCAGGACTGGAACTCCTGCAACGCGACCTACTACGGGGAGTGCAAGCCGGCGACGATGGACATCACCTGGCAGCAGTCCTCGGTACTGCTCTCGGTCGGGGTGGTGGTGATCCTCGGGGCGGCGCTCTGGACGATGCGTCGCCGCGACATCTCCTGA
- a CDS encoding GTP-binding protein, translating to MDSVRSPEWPVAPLGGATANSAAARYGMSPGIGPIVGRAGPPPTAPPPYRPSSATGSVPPPAGKPAAPPIPVKILVAGGFGVGKTTTVGAISEIAPLTTEAEMTSAGIGVDDPGARSTKTTTTVAMDFGCVTIDRSLKLYLFGTPGQTRFGFMWDDLARGALGALVVVDSSRLDDCFPAIDFFERAGLPFVVGVNAFDGRLALELGEIRWALAIGDHVPLVQFDARDRLSVRDALLVVLDRALDRATRDRRA from the coding sequence ATGGACTCCGTGCGATCTCCTGAATGGCCGGTCGCCCCGCTCGGCGGGGCCACCGCTAACAGCGCCGCCGCCCGTTACGGCATGTCCCCGGGCATCGGGCCGATAGTGGGGCGGGCCGGTCCACCGCCGACCGCGCCGCCGCCGTACCGGCCGTCGTCTGCCACCGGGTCGGTGCCGCCTCCGGCGGGTAAGCCGGCCGCACCGCCAATCCCGGTCAAGATCCTGGTGGCCGGTGGGTTCGGGGTGGGCAAGACCACCACCGTGGGCGCGATCTCCGAGATCGCGCCCCTGACCACCGAGGCCGAGATGACCAGCGCCGGGATCGGCGTGGACGACCCGGGTGCCCGGTCCACCAAGACCACCACCACGGTGGCGATGGATTTCGGCTGCGTGACGATCGACCGCAGCCTGAAGCTCTACCTGTTCGGCACGCCGGGGCAGACCCGGTTCGGCTTCATGTGGGACGACCTGGCCCGGGGCGCGTTGGGCGCGCTGGTGGTGGTGGACAGTTCACGGCTGGACGACTGTTTCCCGGCCATCGACTTCTTCGAGCGGGCCGGGCTGCCGTTCGTCGTCGGGGTCAACGCCTTCGACGGGCGACTGGCCCTGGAACTCGGCGAGATCCGCTGGGCGCTGGCCATCGGCGATCATGTTCCCCTGGTGCAGTTCGATGCCCGCGACCGGCTCTCGGTCCGCGACGCCCTACTGGTCGTCCTGGACCGCGCGCTGGATCGCGCCACCCGGGACAGGAGGGCCTGA
- a CDS encoding DeoR/GlpR family DNA-binding transcription regulator — translation MDRYARWNALLEMLTDNGRVSVEAAAERLDVSQATIRRDFDQLAQQQMITRTRGGAVANGVSYDLPLRYKTAKHSAEKQRIGAAAAALVTPGTVVGLNGGTTSTEVARALAVRPDLNTSAEGAQLTVVTNALNIANELLVRSRMKVVVAGGVVRPKSFELVGPLGGALLREVTLDVALLGVDAVDPQLGAAAHHEGEAAMNNLMVARAKRVVIIADSSKLGGHAFARICPIERVETLVTDSGAAPEVVDAFRAAGVQVICA, via the coding sequence GTGGACCGGTACGCCAGATGGAACGCCCTGCTCGAGATGCTGACCGACAACGGCCGGGTCAGCGTCGAGGCGGCAGCCGAGCGGCTGGACGTCTCCCAGGCCACCATCCGGCGTGACTTCGACCAGCTCGCCCAGCAGCAAATGATCACGAGGACCCGGGGCGGCGCGGTCGCCAACGGCGTGTCGTACGACCTGCCCCTGCGCTACAAGACGGCCAAGCACTCGGCCGAGAAGCAGCGGATCGGGGCTGCCGCCGCGGCGCTCGTCACGCCGGGCACCGTGGTCGGCCTGAACGGCGGCACCACCAGCACCGAGGTGGCGAGGGCGCTCGCCGTCCGACCGGATCTGAACACCAGCGCCGAGGGCGCCCAGCTCACCGTGGTGACCAACGCGCTGAACATCGCCAACGAGCTGCTGGTCCGATCCCGGATGAAGGTCGTGGTGGCCGGCGGCGTGGTGCGCCCGAAGTCGTTCGAGCTGGTCGGCCCGCTGGGCGGGGCGCTGCTGCGTGAGGTCACCCTGGACGTCGCCCTGCTCGGTGTGGACGCGGTCGACCCGCAGCTCGGGGCCGCCGCCCACCACGAGGGGGAGGCGGCGATGAACAACCTGATGGTGGCCCGCGCCAAGCGCGTGGTGATCATCGCGGACTCGTCCAAGCTGGGCGGTCACGCCTTCGCCCGGATCTGTCCGATTGAGCGGGTGGAGACGCTGGTGACCGACTCCGGTGCCGCCCCGGAAGTGGTGGACGCGTTCCGCGCTGCCGGCGTCCAGGTCATCTGCGCCTGA
- a CDS encoding AAA family ATPase, whose amino-acid sequence MAQPDLTLTASLRPAALDARRGIVRLHPEALTALGLRPGDPVRLAGRRETAGIAAAAGPGASSALLYADDLTLGNLGLRDGGQVRVSPVPLVPAGRVVLAGPVEVVAAVSPEMLRLALLGKVLTAGDDVSLLPQDVLPDASVRSLVEAARHSLANTVGVAWTSTLLRVVSIDPAAGALVTMGTVVGWEHGATTHGGPAPVDTATDRPGAPADAVAAEDAPDVDELPGLRAQAEELTELLDLGFHHREVLGRLGTTISLGVLLVGPAGSGKSALVRAVAARVGARVHPLWGPEVAALTSRAAADRLRAAATAARAGGPAVLLVTDVEALAPADEPGPVATVFRQVLAESISAGLAVVCTSSRPEAVDPALRAPDLLSLRISIPLPDQALRREQLTVLTRQVPLADDVRLDDVAARTPGFVAADLAALVREAGVRAALRQKSAETPTVSMADFDAAREVVRPTTMASSTLDLASVTLDDVGGLDEVKQTLTESVLWALTYPDTFARLGVQPPRGVLLYGPPGCGKTYLVTALAGSGRANVLSVKGAELLSKWVGESERAVRELFRRAREAAPTLIFLDEVDALAPVRGQATDGGTTDRVVAALLTELDGVETLRNVVVIGATNRPDLVDPALRRPGRLERLVYVPPPDGPARAEILRAASRQVPLAPDVDLAALGDELTGFSAADCAALVREAALAAMRESLAAATVTAEHVSTARARVRPSLDPAQVAGLAAYAANRE is encoded by the coding sequence GTGGCGCAACCAGACCTGACCCTGACGGCGAGCCTGCGGCCGGCGGCGCTGGACGCCCGACGGGGCATCGTGCGCCTGCACCCGGAGGCACTGACCGCGCTGGGGCTACGCCCCGGGGACCCGGTCCGCCTTGCCGGCCGCCGGGAGACGGCGGGCATCGCGGCGGCGGCCGGACCGGGCGCGAGCAGCGCCCTGCTGTACGCCGACGACCTGACGTTGGGCAACCTGGGTCTGCGCGACGGCGGGCAGGTGCGGGTGAGCCCGGTGCCGTTGGTTCCGGCGGGCCGGGTCGTCCTGGCCGGGCCGGTGGAGGTCGTCGCGGCGGTCAGCCCGGAGATGCTCCGGCTCGCCCTGCTGGGCAAGGTGCTCACCGCCGGTGACGACGTGTCGCTGCTGCCGCAGGACGTACTGCCGGACGCCTCGGTGCGCAGCCTGGTCGAGGCGGCGCGGCACAGCCTCGCCAACACGGTCGGTGTCGCCTGGACCAGCACCCTGCTCAGGGTGGTCTCGATCGACCCGGCGGCGGGCGCGCTGGTCACCATGGGCACGGTGGTCGGGTGGGAACACGGCGCGACCACCCACGGTGGGCCGGCCCCGGTCGACACCGCGACGGACCGGCCGGGTGCGCCCGCCGACGCGGTGGCGGCGGAGGACGCCCCCGACGTGGACGAACTGCCCGGGCTGCGGGCCCAGGCCGAGGAGCTGACCGAACTGCTGGACCTCGGCTTCCACCACCGGGAGGTGTTGGGCCGGCTCGGCACCACCATCTCGTTGGGGGTGCTGCTGGTCGGCCCGGCGGGCTCCGGGAAGTCGGCGCTGGTCCGGGCCGTCGCGGCCCGGGTCGGTGCCCGCGTCCACCCACTCTGGGGGCCGGAGGTGGCCGCCCTGACCAGCCGGGCCGCCGCCGACCGGTTGCGCGCCGCGGCGACGGCGGCCCGCGCCGGCGGGCCGGCGGTCCTGCTGGTCACCGACGTCGAGGCGCTCGCACCCGCGGACGAACCCGGCCCGGTGGCGACGGTCTTCCGCCAGGTGCTCGCGGAGAGCATCAGCGCCGGCCTCGCCGTGGTCTGCACCTCCAGCCGGCCGGAAGCGGTGGACCCCGCACTGCGCGCGCCCGACCTGCTGTCGCTGCGGATCAGCATTCCGCTCCCCGATCAGGCGCTGCGCCGCGAACAACTCACCGTGCTGACCCGGCAGGTGCCGTTGGCCGACGACGTCCGGCTGGACGACGTGGCCGCGCGTACCCCCGGGTTCGTCGCGGCGGACCTGGCCGCCCTGGTCCGGGAGGCCGGGGTACGCGCCGCGCTGCGGCAGAAGTCCGCCGAGACGCCGACGGTGTCGATGGCCGACTTCGACGCCGCCCGGGAGGTGGTCCGGCCCACCACCATGGCGTCGTCCACGTTGGACCTGGCCTCGGTGACCCTGGACGACGTGGGCGGCCTGGACGAGGTCAAGCAGACGTTGACCGAGTCGGTGCTGTGGGCGCTGACCTACCCGGACACCTTCGCCCGGCTCGGGGTGCAGCCACCGCGCGGCGTTCTGCTCTACGGGCCACCGGGCTGCGGCAAGACGTACCTGGTCACCGCGCTGGCCGGCTCGGGGCGGGCCAACGTGCTGTCGGTCAAGGGTGCCGAACTGCTCTCCAAGTGGGTGGGTGAGAGCGAACGCGCGGTTCGCGAACTGTTCCGTCGGGCCCGGGAGGCGGCCCCCACGCTGATCTTCCTGGACGAGGTGGACGCGTTGGCACCGGTACGCGGCCAGGCCACCGACGGTGGCACCACGGACCGGGTGGTCGCCGCCCTGCTCACCGAGTTGGACGGGGTGGAGACGCTGCGCAACGTGGTGGTGATCGGCGCGACGAACCGGCCGGACCTGGTCGACCCGGCGCTGCGGCGGCCGGGCCGGTTGGAGAGGCTGGTCTACGTGCCGCCGCCGGACGGGCCCGCCCGCGCGGAGATCCTGCGGGCCGCGTCCCGGCAGGTGCCGTTGGCGCCGGACGTCGACCTGGCCGCCCTCGGCGACGAGCTGACCGGCTTCTCCGCCGCGGACTGCGCGGCGCTGGTACGCGAGGCGGCCCTGGCCGCGATGCGGGAGTCGCTCGCCGCCGCCACGGTCACCGCCGAGCACGTGTCGACCGCACGGGCCCGGGTACGCCCCTCGCTGGACCCGGCCCAGGTCGCCGGGCTGGCCGCGTACGCCGCCAACCGTGAGTGA
- a CDS encoding DUF3618 domain-containing protein, whose translation MSSDPDRIRREIETTRNELSSDVDALTDKVNPRRIAGDRVGQARGALTRAKEKMMGSSNHLGHEAGQRMSHAAGSVRNETRSLGQHSREQAQGNPMAAGLVAFGVGLLAASLIPPSGRERQLAGRARSMVSEHSGELREQASQVGHQMQDNLREPARQAAQSVRSSAQQGVSAVRDQGRSAAGQVQGETHAAVDDLRQH comes from the coding sequence ATGTCCAGTGATCCGGATCGGATCCGGCGGGAGATCGAGACCACCCGCAACGAGTTGAGCAGTGACGTCGACGCGCTGACCGACAAGGTCAACCCGCGTCGGATCGCTGGTGACCGCGTCGGGCAGGCCCGCGGCGCGCTCACCCGAGCGAAGGAGAAAATGATGGGCAGCTCGAACCACCTGGGGCACGAGGCTGGCCAACGGATGTCGCACGCGGCCGGTTCGGTACGCAACGAGACCCGTTCACTCGGGCAGCACTCCCGCGAGCAGGCTCAGGGCAACCCGATGGCCGCCGGCCTGGTCGCCTTCGGAGTCGGTCTACTGGCCGCCTCCCTGATCCCGCCGAGCGGACGTGAGCGACAACTCGCCGGGCGCGCGCGGAGCATGGTGAGTGAGCACTCCGGTGAGCTGCGCGAGCAGGCGAGCCAGGTTGGCCACCAGATGCAGGACAACCTGCGGGAGCCTGCGCGGCAGGCGGCGCAGTCGGTCCGGTCCAGCGCCCAGCAGGGCGTGTCCGCGGTACGCGACCAGGGCCGTTCGGCCGCCGGTCAGGTGCAGGGAGAGACGCATGCGGCCGTCGACGACCTTCGACAGCACTGA
- a CDS encoding DUF3263 domain-containing protein has product MSADATPAAPEPSIDARPGEAAGAAGPTVPNPRPAPPIETADEAVPPADESAPATDPAPGLTERERAILAFEQQWWRHAGAKEQAVRDTFGLSSTRYYQLLNALLDNPAALAADPVLISRLQRLRSSRARNRRR; this is encoded by the coding sequence ATGTCCGCCGACGCCACCCCGGCCGCCCCCGAGCCGTCCATCGACGCTCGTCCGGGTGAGGCCGCGGGTGCCGCCGGGCCGACCGTTCCGAACCCCCGACCGGCACCGCCCATCGAGACCGCCGACGAGGCGGTGCCGCCCGCCGACGAGTCGGCGCCGGCCACCGATCCGGCGCCGGGGCTGACCGAGCGGGAACGGGCCATCCTCGCCTTCGAGCAGCAGTGGTGGCGGCACGCCGGTGCCAAGGAGCAGGCCGTCCGGGACACCTTCGGCCTCTCGTCGACCCGTTACTACCAGCTGCTCAACGCTCTGCTGGACAATCCGGCCGCCCTCGCCGCCGACCCCGTGCTGATCAGCCGACTCCAACGACTGCGCTCGTCGCGCGCCCGCAACCGCCGCCGCTGA
- a CDS encoding SIS domain-containing protein, giving the protein MAYVDAEIASQPDCWREAAGLAEVVRGDLPHPGERVAVVGCGTSWFMAMAYAARREQAGQGETDAFQASEFPADRRYDRLIAITRSGTTTEVLDLLAALRGRTPSTVIVGDPASPAVELASATVALPFADERSVVQTRFATTALALLRAQLGDPVTALAADAEVAVRSPLPIDPASIEQVTFLGRGWTVGLAQEAALKCREAATFWAEAYPAMDYRHGPISVAAPGRLVWAFGELPEGLPEDVAATGAAFVHSRTHGWRTVLGSWSAGRTPVDPMADLILAQRFAVALATSRGLDPDAPRHLTRSVVLAS; this is encoded by the coding sequence ATGGCATACGTGGACGCGGAGATCGCGAGTCAACCCGACTGCTGGCGGGAGGCGGCCGGGCTGGCCGAGGTGGTACGCGGCGACCTCCCCCACCCCGGCGAGCGGGTCGCCGTCGTCGGTTGCGGCACGTCGTGGTTCATGGCGATGGCGTACGCGGCCCGCCGCGAACAGGCCGGCCAGGGTGAGACCGACGCGTTCCAGGCGTCCGAGTTCCCCGCCGACCGCCGCTACGACCGGCTGATCGCGATCACCCGTTCCGGCACCACCACCGAGGTGCTGGACCTGCTCGCCGCGCTGCGCGGGCGGACACCCAGCACCGTCATCGTCGGCGACCCCGCGTCCCCGGCGGTCGAGCTGGCCAGCGCCACCGTGGCCCTGCCCTTCGCCGACGAGCGGTCGGTGGTGCAGACCCGCTTCGCGACCACCGCGCTGGCCCTGCTCCGGGCCCAGCTCGGCGACCCGGTCACCGCCCTCGCCGCCGACGCCGAGGTGGCGGTGCGGTCCCCGCTGCCGATCGACCCGGCCAGCATCGAGCAGGTCACCTTCCTCGGTCGGGGGTGGACGGTCGGGCTGGCCCAGGAAGCAGCGCTGAAGTGCCGCGAGGCGGCCACCTTCTGGGCCGAGGCGTACCCCGCGATGGACTACCGGCACGGGCCCATCTCGGTGGCCGCGCCGGGCCGACTGGTCTGGGCGTTCGGTGAGCTGCCCGAGGGGCTGCCCGAGGATGTGGCCGCCACCGGCGCCGCCTTCGTGCACAGCCGCACGCACGGTTGGCGCACGGTGCTGGGCAGCTGGTCCGCCGGGCGTACCCCGGTCGACCCGATGGCCGACCTGATCCTGGCCCAACGCTTCGCGGTCGCGCTGGCGACCAGCCGGGGCCTCGACCCGGACGCGCCCCGGCACCTGACCCGGTCAGTGGTACTGGCGTCATGA
- a CDS encoding phage holin family protein translates to MSAPEKERTQASVGELIGDVTRDMSTLVRKEVELAKAELREEVNQAGKAGGMFGGAALAGFLAVLFVSYALWWGLSNTMDQGWAALIVAVLWAAVAGGLFINARTQLKRARALLPRTKQTARELPDALRGR, encoded by the coding sequence GTGAGCGCCCCGGAGAAGGAGCGGACCCAGGCCTCCGTCGGCGAGCTGATCGGCGATGTGACCCGGGACATGTCCACTCTGGTGCGCAAGGAGGTCGAGCTGGCCAAGGCCGAGTTGCGCGAGGAGGTCAACCAGGCGGGTAAGGCCGGCGGTATGTTCGGCGGCGCCGCGTTGGCCGGGTTCCTGGCGGTGCTCTTCGTGTCGTACGCCCTCTGGTGGGGGCTGTCCAACACGATGGACCAGGGGTGGGCTGCGCTGATCGTCGCGGTCCTCTGGGCCGCCGTGGCCGGTGGTCTCTTCATCAACGCCCGGACCCAGCTGAAGCGGGCTCGTGCGCTTCTGCCCCGGACCAAGCAGACCGCCCGGGAGCTACCGGACGCCCTGCGGGGTCGGTGA
- a CDS encoding ATP-binding cassette domain-containing protein yields MPAVLEIEGLRKTYKSRRRGTRNALDGFDMRVDAGQVHGFLGPNGSGKTTTLRTLLGLIRPDGGRMALLGHEVPDALPVVAGQVGAIVESPQFFPHFTARDTLSLLAGAGEVPASRVDEVLELVGLRDRAGERVKTYSLGMKQRLAVASALLKNPKLLILDEPANGLDPGGIREMRTLMRTLAESGMTVVLSSHILGEIQLICDSVTIISLGRRVAFGPVDEVLAQHSSGAVRIRLEAVSDLPVATEALTQAGIRVTGHPDHLMLAGVDKPASVTRLLAEKNLYVSELAPIAVDLESVFLELTATAPVPGQHRQVDESMKVGGTGQPGPAGGGWGA; encoded by the coding sequence TTGCCAGCTGTCCTGGAGATCGAAGGTCTACGTAAGACGTACAAAAGTCGTCGACGCGGCACCCGCAACGCGCTCGACGGCTTCGACATGCGGGTCGACGCGGGGCAGGTGCACGGCTTCCTGGGTCCCAACGGGTCCGGCAAGACCACCACGCTGCGTACGCTGCTCGGCCTGATCCGACCCGACGGCGGCCGGATGGCGCTGCTCGGGCACGAGGTCCCCGACGCGCTGCCCGTGGTCGCCGGTCAGGTCGGCGCGATCGTGGAGAGCCCGCAGTTCTTCCCGCACTTCACGGCACGGGACACGCTGTCCCTGCTGGCTGGTGCCGGCGAAGTGCCCGCCAGCAGGGTCGACGAGGTGCTGGAACTCGTCGGGCTGCGCGACCGGGCCGGCGAGCGGGTCAAGACGTACTCGCTGGGCATGAAGCAGCGGCTCGCCGTGGCTTCGGCCCTGCTGAAGAACCCGAAGCTGCTCATCCTCGACGAGCCGGCCAACGGCCTCGACCCGGGCGGCATCCGGGAGATGCGCACCCTGATGCGTACCCTCGCCGAGTCCGGAATGACAGTGGTGCTGTCCAGCCACATCCTCGGCGAGATCCAGCTGATCTGTGACTCGGTCACCATCATCTCGCTGGGCCGACGGGTCGCGTTCGGCCCGGTCGACGAGGTGCTCGCGCAGCACTCGTCCGGTGCGGTCCGGATCCGGCTGGAGGCGGTCAGCGACCTGCCGGTGGCCACCGAGGCGCTCACCCAGGCGGGGATCCGGGTGACCGGTCACCCGGACCACCTGATGCTGGCCGGCGTCGACAAGCCGGCGTCGGTGACCCGGCTGCTCGCCGAGAAGAACCTCTATGTCAGCGAGTTGGCGCCGATCGCCGTCGATCTGGAGAGCGTCTTCCTCGAACTGACCGCCACCGCGCCGGTACCCGGTCAGCACCGGCAGGTCGACGAGTCCATGAAGGTCGGTGGCACGGGTCAGCCCGGCCCCGCCGGGGGAGGGTGGGGCGCGTGA
- a CDS encoding GNAT family N-acetyltransferase — protein sequence MAGAVRLEPVDERNLEPLLSVAAAEAEPGDVMPPVEAPAGWSLARREAFREFHRASFGGLDGPTRSQMYAILLGGEVVGMVRMTRCDEPGTVETGMWLGRSARGQGVGAAALRELLNCAARAGMRAVVAETTSDNIGAVAVLRKCGAKLREDDGKVRAEICLDSTPPAR from the coding sequence GTGGCGGGTGCGGTCCGGCTGGAGCCGGTGGACGAACGGAACCTGGAGCCGTTGCTCTCCGTAGCGGCTGCGGAGGCGGAGCCCGGTGATGTGATGCCTCCGGTGGAGGCACCCGCCGGCTGGTCGCTCGCCCGCCGCGAGGCGTTCCGCGAATTCCACCGGGCGAGCTTCGGCGGGCTGGACGGCCCGACCCGCTCACAGATGTACGCCATTCTCCTCGGCGGCGAGGTGGTGGGCATGGTCCGGATGACGCGCTGCGACGAGCCCGGCACGGTGGAGACCGGGATGTGGCTCGGCCGCTCGGCGCGGGGGCAGGGGGTCGGCGCGGCCGCCCTGCGGGAGCTGCTGAATTGCGCAGCTCGGGCGGGTATGCGGGCGGTGGTCGCCGAGACCACCTCGGACAACATCGGCGCGGTGGCCGTCCTGCGGAAGTGTGGCGCGAAACTGCGCGAGGACGACGGCAAGGTACGCGCCGAAATCTGCCTCGACTCGACGCCACCCGCCCGCTGA
- a CDS encoding superoxide dismutase has product MRRKLSLLLAPLVAAATLVSVGAPAPAHPVRQFPARIALPDGFTPEGLTIGRGTTVYVGSVLDGAVWRGDLRTGRGSVLIPGTPGTAKAGLKLDPQGRLWTADFFGGGASVYDPNTGARLAHYQFTTDPNTLVNDLVITKRAIYFTDSVRPVLYVVPLGPGHRLPASDAFRVLPLRGPGATPDAFNNGIVALPNGDLLVAQMLTGQLVRVDPRTGDSRLFDLGGYSVDRADGLVLRGRTLHVIRNLSNVIAVVRLNAGYTAGVVQREITGPQLRSLATGDLFGSALYVVNGRFDVESTPSTDYDIVRLPA; this is encoded by the coding sequence TTGCGCAGAAAGCTCTCTCTCCTCCTCGCCCCCCTCGTGGCGGCGGCGACCCTGGTCTCGGTCGGCGCGCCGGCACCGGCCCATCCGGTGCGACAGTTCCCCGCCCGAATCGCGCTGCCGGACGGGTTCACCCCGGAAGGACTGACGATCGGTCGGGGCACCACCGTCTACGTGGGTTCCGTCCTGGATGGTGCGGTGTGGCGGGGTGACTTACGCACCGGGCGCGGCTCGGTGCTGATTCCCGGCACACCGGGCACCGCCAAGGCGGGCCTCAAACTCGACCCGCAGGGCCGGCTCTGGACCGCCGACTTCTTCGGTGGCGGGGCCAGCGTGTACGACCCGAACACCGGCGCCCGGCTGGCCCACTACCAGTTCACCACCGACCCGAACACACTGGTCAACGACCTGGTGATCACCAAGCGGGCCATCTACTTCACCGACTCCGTCCGGCCCGTGCTGTACGTGGTGCCGCTGGGCCCGGGTCATCGACTGCCGGCCTCCGACGCCTTCCGGGTGCTGCCGCTGCGCGGTCCGGGCGCGACGCCGGACGCGTTCAACAACGGGATCGTGGCGCTGCCGAACGGTGATCTGCTGGTCGCGCAGATGCTGACCGGTCAGCTGGTACGCGTCGATCCGCGTACCGGCGACAGCCGCCTCTTCGACCTGGGCGGCTACTCGGTGGACCGGGCCGACGGGCTGGTGCTGCGCGGTCGCACCCTGCACGTGATCCGGAACCTGAGCAACGTCATCGCGGTGGTCCGGCTGAACGCCGGCTACACCGCCGGAGTGGTGCAGCGGGAGATCACCGGCCCGCAGTTGCGGTCGCTGGCCACCGGCGACCTGTTCGGCTCGGCGTTGTACGTGGTGAACGGCCGCTTCGACGTGGAGTCGACGCCGAGCACCGACTACGACATCGTCCGGCTACCGGCCTAA